The Anopheles gambiae chromosome 2, idAnoGambNW_F1_1, whole genome shotgun sequence genomic sequence ATGATATACCCTCCACCAAAAGTTTTGAAATAAACCCGTAAACctttgaaaaaatcaataacattATAATTTACACTAAGACAAAACAAGTCACAATCATGAttttaagataaaaaatatGGTTAGTTTGGAAGAAAAGTGTGtaataatggaaaaaataatacagATGGAGGCATAGAATCTTGAAATTCATCAACATCAAAGTACACAAGAGGACGAGGGGGTAAATTAACGGCAACTAACTTACATTTAATAGACTTAAGGTCAAGTGTCACCATAGTAGATGGTGAATAAGAATTTAGTTTATGAATGTTCAGTTCACGAGACTGTATCGCTACAAAAGATACATTATCTTTAAATTTAGCcgtaaaataattttccttaTTATCATACTTGATTCCAACGATAACCAACGAATTCTGCGGAGAGATTTCTGCTCTCAAAAATTTAACTATAccatttgattttgttaaaaACCATTGATCCCGaaattttggttttaaaacAAAGCTTTCAGTTACATGTAGTCCACAGCCATCTATAGTCAAACAAGgatatttcttttctttgggTCCATGATGTACATTAATTGAGGCATATAACTTGCATCTGCCCGCTACTTGTTCCACACATTTTGAACCTGTCTTAACATCTcgtttaataaactgtaaaaAGTTTTCATAATCATAAGAAGACCAATCGTCCAATGGACCAAGTTCTTCAACGTCATCAAATACGTGGAGAAGATTGTGCACATTGATGCTCATATGGGTGCGACCAGAGTACAGTGggaaatcaacaacaaattgtTGAAGCATTCTTTTTGCAAGCGGGTTTAAATTTTTATATACGGACGATGAGAAAATAGTTATGCCACAAAAGTAGAGCAAATAATGGTTAAAGCCGTCACTGTGCATAAAATCTTTATATATAACAGGGCTAATATAGTGTAGGAAAGACCTAAATTCAGTTGCTTTCCAAAACTGAAGAGTGTCAAGAGATCGAAATGGTCGATGTATTTCAGACGGCAGTTTCGTTTTCATCAAAAAGTGAGAGGCATTTTTCTTGTGTTCACTAGACCATATTACAAAACTTATAAATTTATGATGAAAAAGACCGTACAAAATTTTACGAGTGTTGCCAATATCGATAAGATGAAGTCGATC encodes the following:
- the LOC4397703 gene encoding uncharacterized protein LOC4397703 isoform X3, whose amino-acid sequence is MSHLSRNFHNLLLAILRKFGHPELPKDGRTLLKIPKVSQEIQHIAGGQMWYSGIVVGLGNYFRNHVPEENKFSLHIFIDGLPLFKSSATQFWPILFKVKEIPDCPVMIAGVFCGQKKPTDLEPYLRQLVDELNNLQVIGMLFGEKVVKIFAKAFVTDTPARAFIKSVMYFPAKHGCTKCTLVGEFVKPERKVIFCSPQPAPPRTDESFRQRHDTEHHKQIRSPLEEIGGLDMIKSFPTSDRLHLIDIGNTRKILYGLFHHKFISFVIWSSEHKKNASHFLMKTKLPSEIHRPFRSLDTLQFWKATEFRSFLHYISPVIYKDFMHSDGFNHYLLYFCGITIFSSSVYKNLNPLAKRMLQQFVVDFPLYSGRTHMSINVHNLLHVFDDVEELGPLDDWSSYDYENFLQFIKRDVKTGSKCVEQVAGRCKLYASINVHHGPKEKKYPCLTIDGCGLHVTESFVLKPKFRDQWFLTKSNGIVKFLRAEISPQNSLVIVGIKYDNKENYFTAKFKDNVSFVAIQSRELNIHKLNSYSPSTMVTLDLKSIKCKLVAVNLPPRPLVYFDVDEFQDSMPPSVLFFPLLHTFLPN